From Rhinolophus sinicus isolate RSC01 linkage group LG15, ASM3656204v1, whole genome shotgun sequence, the proteins below share one genomic window:
- the CHAD gene encoding chondroadherin: MARQMLLLSLGLLAGLLPTLAACPHNCHCHGDLQHVICDKVGLQKIPKVSEKTKLLNLQRNNFPVLAANSFRAMPNLVSLHLQHCQIREVASGAFRGLKQLIYLYLSHNDIRVLRAGAFDDLTELTYLYLDHNKVTELPRGLLSPLVNLFILQLNNNKIRELRAGAFQGAKDLRWLYLSENALSSLQPGALDDVENLAKFHLDRNQLSSYPSAALSKLRVVEELKLSHNPLKSIPDNAFQSFGRYLETLWLDNTNMEKFSDDAFLGVTTLKHVHLENNRLNQLPSNFPFDNLETLSLTNNPWKCTCQLRGLRRWLEAKTSRPDATCASPAKFKGQHIRDTDALRSCKFPTKRSKKAGRH; encoded by the exons ATGGCCCGCCAGATGCTCTTGCTCAGCCTCGGCCTCCTGGCCGGCCTGCTGCCGACGCTGGCCGCCTGCCCCCATAACTGCCACTGCCACGGCGATCTGCAGCACGTCATCTGCGACAAGGTGGGGCTGCAGAAGATCCCCAAGGTGTCAGAGAAGACCAAACTGCTCAACCTGCAGCGGAACAACTTCCCGGTGCTGGCTGCCAACTCATTTCGGGCCATGCCGAACCTCGTGTCCCTGCACCTGCAACACTGTCAGATCCGCGAGGTGGCCTCCGGCGCCTTCCGTGGCCTTAAGCAGCTCATCTACCTGTACCTGTCCCACAACGACATCCGCGTGCTGCGCGCAGGCGCCTTCGACGACCTGACTGAGCTCACCTACCTCTATCTGGACCACAACAAGGTGACTGAGCTGCCCCGGGGGCTGCTCTCCCCACTGGTCAACCTCTTCATCCTGcagctcaacaacaacaagatCCGTGAGCTGCGCGCAGGCGCCTTCCAAGGCGCCAAGGACCTGCGCTGGCTCTACCTGTCGGAGAACGCGCTCAGCTCCCTGCAGCCCGGCGCTCTGGACGACGTGGAGAACCTCGCCAAGTTCCACCTGGACAGGAACCAGCTGTCCAGCTACCCCTCGGCAGCTCTGAGCAAGCTGCGGGTGGTGGAGGAGCTGAAGCTGTCCCACAACCCCCTGAAGAGCATTCCCGACAATGCCTTCCAGTCTTTCGGAAGGTACCTGGAGACCCTCTGGCTGGACAACACCAACATGGAGAAG TTCTCCGATGATGCCTTCCTGGGTGTGACCACGCTGAAACACGTCCATCTGGAGAACAACCGCCTGAACCAGCTGCCCTCCAACTTCCCCTTTGACAACCTGGAGACACTCTCTCTCACCAACAACCCCTGGAAGTGTACCTGCCAGCTCCGGGGCCTCCGGAG GTGGCTGGAAGCCAAGACTTCTCGTCCTGATGCAACTTGTGCCTCACCCGCCAAGTTCAAGGGCCAGCACATCCGTGACACAGATGCCCTCCGCAGCTGCAAGTTCCCCACTAAGAGGTCCAAGAAAGCTGGCCGCCATTAA